Within the Methanomassiliicoccales archaeon genome, the region CACAGCCTCTCGGTCTGGGTGCCCTTTCCAGAGCCCGGCGGTCCAAGGAGAACGATCTTGAGGTCCATGGGCGTAGGAACGGACTTCAAATAAATAAATCATGCGAAAGCTTGACACTGCCTGCCAGATGTTGGGATGCCGCTATCCCAGTTTCCCATAGCTATTTATGATTTCTTGATGGTCACTCACACATGATCAAGGGGAAACACGTCGGTATCCGGCCGCTCCAGTCCGACGATGCCTGGATCCTGTTCAAATGGTTCAACGATCCCAAAGTGACTGACGATCTCGGAATCAGGGAACCTCGGCCTTCCGTCTCCCTGGAAGAGGAGATGGAGCTGACCCAGGACAAGATCGGAAAGCGGACCGTCCGCCCTTTCATCGTGCAGGACCTGGACCTCGATGTCCCGGCTGGCCTGGCCGAACTGACCCGCATAGACCTTAAGAACGCATCGGCAAAGGTCTTCCTGGTGATCGGAGAGCCGGACCTTTTCACCGATGGTTTCTTTCTCGAGTCCCTAGGATTGGTCGCCAGCGTCGCTTTCAGGAACATGAACCTGCATCGGTTGGAGGTAAGGGTTCCGGCTTACAACGACAGGTTGATCCGGCTCTACCTCGCCTCCGGTTTCGAAACGGAAGGCAGGCTCCGGCATGACCATTTCCGCCACGGGGCCTATGTCGATTCCGTTATCCTTTCCAAGGTCCGGGGCATCGGAGGTGTGGACTGATGCTCGAGGGAGATAAGGTAAGGCTCCTGGCGGTCGACCGGGAGAACTTGCCGAAGTTCCTTGGCTGGGTCAACGACCCGGAGGTGACCCAATACCTGATGGTCGACCCGCCGCTGGGCATGGAACAGGAGGAGGCGTGGTTCGAGGGACTGCGTGACCGGGAGGCCATGGTGTTCACCATCCTGAGCAAGGAAGGTGAGGTGATCGGCAACTGCGGTCTGGAAAAGATATCCTGGAAGGACCGGAAGGCGACGCTCGGCATCATGATTGGCTCAAAGGAGCACTGGGACAAAGGCTATGGCACCGACGCGGTCAGGACCCTTCTCCGGCTCAGCTTCGATGAGTTGAACCTTATGCGGGTATGCCTGATTTGCGATCAGAGCAACGTCCGGGCCCAACGTGCCTATGAGAAATGCGGTTTCCGTCGCGAAGGGGTGATGCGTGCCTATCGGTACAAGAACGGCGCCTATGTCGACGAGGTGCTGATGTCCGTCCTGCAGCCTGAATGGCTCGAGCTGCGGAATAAGCCCTGATCGCTCTCAGTTGTTAGCATCCTTGATGCCAGGCGCTCCTTTCTCCAGCAGGAACTCGATGATGCGGCTGTAGATCTTCGGATAGCAGCCGTCCTCCCCTGATTCCAGTGAAGGGTTGTCATTGACCTCGATGACGTACGCCCCGTCCTCGCATTCCTTTATGTCCACGCCATAGAGTCCGTTGCCGATCGCCCTGGCGGCCTTGAGGCCGGCCTCCAGTACCGCGGGCGGGATCTTATCCATAGGCACACTTTCCGTAGTGCAGTACACCAGATGGCCGTTCACCTCCGCCTGGATCTTGAACGTCTCCGGCGGGATCATGTACTTGCAGGCATAGAGCAGCTCCCCGCCCAGGACGCCGATCCTCCAGTCGTACTTGCTCGAGACGAACTTCTGTACCACGATCCAGTCGGACATCTTCATGAAGCGGTTGGCCGTCTTCATGAAATCTCCCGGATCCCGGGCCTTCTCTACACGGGCGGAGAAGCAAGTGGACGGCTCCTTCAGTATCAACGGCGTTCCCCAGCTGTCGAACATCGCTTTGGCATGGTCGATCGTGATGTCCTTCTTCTTCAGGAAGGCGGTCTTCGGGATCTTCACGTTGTTCTTGAGAAGATGGTAGTACATGTTGACCTTGTCCGCACAGATCTGGATGGAGGCAGGGTCATCCACCACCGGGATGTTGTGCAGGCTCGCCATCTTCGAGGCCACGAACGCCACGTTCATCGGGTCGGTGTTGGTGCGGATGAAGAGCCCATCGGTCTTCAGCAGGCGCTTGATCTCCTCGGGGAAGATGAAGTCCACGCTGTGCCCCATGTCCTCGGCCGCGTCGCGGCATTTCAAAAGTGCGCTCAGCTGCTCTGCATTGCTCAGGGTCTGCCTGTTAACAAAAACACCTAGATTAGACATTTAATTTTTCGCCTTCCGTGAACGGGGCCCACCTGCTCTGCAGGTACTCTCCAAGGAGATGCTTCTCCCGCCTGGTGAGCTTGGAATACCTCACCGGCCCCATGGAAGAGAGTGAATACTTGCCATCATGCTCGATCAGGATCGCGCTGAAAAGCGGGATCCGGAACAGCCTATAAACATCCGATACCATCCTGGCCACCTCTGGATCGTCGTTTTCGACGGTCTTCCCGAAAACCGAGGTCACGGCCACCATGTTCGCACCCTGGGGCAGCTTCTGGTAGCAGAATGGATACTTGCCCTTGTTCGTGACATGCTTGATGACGTCCTTGGCCGTCTCCTCGTCCTTGACGACGAAGAACTCCGACGGGGTCGAGAAGTAGTTTAGACCATAGATCACGCAGGGGGTGCTGGCATACTGATACGATATCTCCCAGTCACTGACCTCGATCCCGGAGAGCTTTGCCTTCTCCAGGCAGATCGGGACCACGTACGCTTCGATCACCTGGCCGCTCGAGGGAACGGTGTTGATGCCGCTCATCTCGCTGCTCACAGCGGTATAGTAGGCCTCGGATTTGTAGAAATGGTTCTCGCTGACGACGTGCATGGAATCGTCCATGGACACCTTGAATATCGAATCCTCCTTGAGGACACGATCCTTCCTCTCGTGCGCGGTCATCTAGTGCATCACCAGAATATCGCTCATCGAGGTTGCCACTGACACAGGTCCATGACAACACAAAATCCATGTAATATTTGGATTTAAACAGAAATCAGACCACTGCGTCTCGGTCCCACACTGTTCCTCGCCCCTTTGCCGAGAGGCAGGAACGCGATTATCACTACTATCGCCATCTTCCGATTCTTCGCCTGAGTCTTCCATTCGAAACACTCTTGCGGTACCCTCATGTCCGAGAGATGCTTAAAACCTTTTTCCTAATTCTCGCTGGGTCGCAAAACAACGGCATCACATGTTAACTCCGTGGATCTCCAGGTGATCCTTGTCAGAACATCCGATGCTTCATTCCAGCCTATCCCTTTTCTGGAGACATCATGGAAACGATTGAGGTCGGCTCTTCGAACGGTTCTCCCCTAGACATGCGGGTCGCTCCTTCATGCTGTTCAAAACCCAAGGCCCTGATAAGCTTAGCCACCTTCACATTATTGCCCGGGACGCACAATCTGAACGTCTCGGCACTTATGTTCGATACAGTTGCCCGGAGCAACTGCTCGACCAGCACCGGTTCTCCATCCTTCACCACGCACGGACCCAGGTCCACCCTCCCCTGCGCCTGCCTGCACATGATGTATCCGGTGATATTGTTCCTTTCTCCGCAGGCGTAGACATGCGCCGTCGGTTCTTCGAATAGCACCTTCAGTATCCGGGCCCGATCAATACCCACCTCATCGATATCGAGCTTTACCACTTCCTCCAGGCCCGGAGTGAACACCTCGATCGACGGAGGTTCGATGTTGTGCACGTTACCCATGAACCTGAGCGAGAGGAACTCTGTCCTGAATCCGAACCTTTCGTAGAACGGTTCGACGCCTGGAACGCTGTCCAGCTTGATGCTGGTGGCACCGGAGCGTTCCGCCGCTTCGAGGCAGTGGGACAGCAGTTCCTTCCCGATCTGCCTCGCCCTCGACTCTTTCCGAACGATAAGCGAGTTGATCCAGGCCAGCCGGTCGTATCTTATGAAGCCAATGATGCCGACCTCCAGGCCATCCAGCCTGGCCTTGAAGAAACCGTCCGGCTCGAGCCGGAGGAGCCGTTTCCAATCCGCCTCGTTCCTGTTCCATCCTTCCGAATCGGTCAGTCCCTTTCCGAAGGCCAGGTCCTCCTGGGTGAATCGGACGATCTCCACGCTCACAAAATGGGAGCATTCTACCGGCAGATAGCGTTATCGTTTAAAGGGCATTCAAAGCACCATCGAAATGTAGGATCGTATGTCCAGTCGGAAGGGTTATTGTATCCGACCCTGCAATATCGGTCCGATTCCGATGAAGGTCAGTTTCCTTGGCACCAACGGCTGGTACGATTCACCGACCGGGCTCACCACATGCCTGCTCATCGACACCGAGGAATGCCACATCATCCTCGATGCCGGAAACGGGTTCCATAAGATCGATAAACTCATCCAGGACGAGAAGCCGATCTATGTCTTTTTGAGCCACCCGCACCTGGACCACATCTCCGGATTTCACACGCTTAACAAATACAAGTTCAAACAAGGGATCAAGATATTCGGACAGCCTGGGTGCAAAGAGGTGCTCAACCGGATCATAGCCCCTCCTTTCACCGTACCATTCGATCTCCTTCAATGCAAGGTGGAGGTGGAGGATGTGGCCGAGGGCAGGCATGAGATGCCGATCCGTTTCGAATGCCGATACCTGGTCCACAGTACTCCCTGCTTCGGCTACCGATTCGAAGTGGATGGAAAAGTACTGGCATTCTGCACGGACACCGGCGTCTGCGAGAACGCCATTGAGCTATGCCGGGAGGCTGACCTGATGATCACTGAATGCTCCTATAAGCCCGGTCAGTACAGTTTCGTATGGCCTCACCTGAATCCGGAGGACGCCGTTGACATGGCCAAGAACGCTAATGCCAAGCGTTTGGCCCTGGTCCATTTCGACGCCGCCCAGTACCAGACAATAGCGGAACGTTACGAAGCTGTGGAACCTCTCAAGGCCAAGTTCAAGGACATCTTCGTGGGTGAGGACGACAGGGAATTGACGGTCTGACCATTCCGATAATCAGCAACTATTTCAGACAAATAATCAATTGGTGGGCGTGCTCAGCAAGGAAATCCTCGACCAATTGGCCGCCATCATCGGCCCGGATAATCTGTCCACCCGGATCGCGGACATCTACACCTATGGTTTCGACTCGTCCATCCATCATGCCGACCCAGAGGTCGTGGTCCGTCCCGGATCGGCCGAAGAGGTGTCTGCCATAGTCAAGGTGGCCGCAAAGCACAAGGTCCCAATCACCGCCCGGGGCGGAGGGACCGGTCTGTGCGGGGGCGCCGTTCCGCTCTTTGGCGGCATCGTCCTCCAAACGACCAGAATGAACCGGATCAAGGAGATCAGGGTCGAGGACCTCTACTGCGTTGTCGAAGCAGGCGTCGTATATGATAAACTGAACGAGGCGCTGGCGCCAAAAAAGTTCTTCTTCCCTACGGCTCCAGGCAGCGGGGAGGCATGCACCATCGGGGGGATGGTGGCAACAAACGCGTCCGGAATGAGGGCGATCAAGTACGGGGCTACCAGGGACTACGTGCTAGGATTGAAGGTGATTCTGGCCAACGGCGATGAGATGGAGGTTGGCACCAGGACGCTGAAGAACTCTTCCGGTTATCAGCTGGAGAGGCTCTTCGTGGGCAGCGAGGGTACCCTGGGCATAATCACCGAGATCACTCTCAAAGTATCACCGAAACCGAGGTCGTCGGCCATGGTGGTGGCCGCCTTCGAAACGCTGGAGGCCGCGGGGAAGTGCGTGTCCAAGCTCATCGCGACGCCGTTGCTCCCTTCCGCCACCGAGTTGATGGACCGGACCTGTATCCGGGCGGTCAACAAAGCGATCAACGCAGGTCTGCCAGACTGCGAGGCATTGTGCATGATCGAGGTGGACGGCGACCCGCTGGTGGTCGCGAAGGATCTGGAAGCGGTACAAAACGTATGCCATGACATAGGCGCCGCCAGCGTTCAGCAATCCAGCGATCCGAAGCAGATGGCCAAGTGGACCAACGCCCGAAAATCGGTCATGTCCGCGCTTAGCCGATACGGTGAGAATTCAGTGTCTGTCTCACTGGCGGACGACATGGCGGTCCCGATATCCCGGATACCGGAGGCGGTGGTCGCGTTCCAGAGGATATCGTCGGAGAACGGGATCATTGTCGGCACATATGGACACGCGGCCGACGGCAACCTGCACACTAAGCTCCTGGTAGACCCCTGCTCAGAGGATTCGTGGAGGCATGCCGAGAAAGCCGTCACCGAGATCTATGACGTGGTCATCGCGCTCGGAGGAACGGTAACCGGGGAGCACGGAATCGGAATAACCAAAGCGCCGTTCCTGAAGAAGGAGAGGCCGACCGCAATCTCCACCATGTTGGCCATCAAGAAGGCGTTGGACCCGGACAACATCCTCAACCCGGGCAAACTGGTCCAATGGGAGGGCGGGATCATCACCCGCCTCCGGTATCCGTGCAAGGACCTGGACTGATCATTTGTTCATTCTGTCGTATGTCCGTCCAATTACCCGATAGTAATGAATCCCATGACCAGCAGCAATGAGACTCCCGTCAACGCCACCATCGTCACATAGACTGGAATGGACCAGACGGCGATCTTATAACCATCCAGTGGTGGGATCGGAATCAGATTGAACCCTCCCAGGAAGAGGCTCATTATCGCAACCAAATTCAGGATCAGGCCGGTGCTCCCGAACGGATATACGAGCCAGGCGGCCAGGAAAATCCCTCCGATGGCCAGATTGACGATCGGACCGGCCAGACTGATCAAGCCATTCTGTTTCTTTGTCACCCTGCCGGAGATATACACGGCACCTGGCGCCGCGAACAGGACGCCCATGAACGACATGACCACCGCCAGCAACAGTCCGAGCGGATACATCCTGAACTCCGCCCAGGCACCGTAGCGTTGGGCCACGAATTTGTGACCAAGCTCGTGAAATAGGAAACCTGCCAAAACCACCAATGCCGATACTCCCACTATTACCGGCAAGCTCAGTGATGATGCCAGCCCGGCGTAGAGGTACACTGTAAACGCCAGCGTCAGCGCCGCCACTCCGATCAATATGTGTGTGATCTCTACGCGGCTGAAACGTATCTTGCCATATCCTTGGGGGATATAGACCGTATTGTACTCGGGAAACATAGGTTCGCGGACCTACGAATTCTGGACGACTAGTTAAAACTTGGGCGCAAACTTCGTCTTGGCCCGATGGGTGAGTCCGATGGGACAAAAACGGATATCTTTTTGTACGGGTGCGCGGAATAGCAGCCGTTTCCAAATGTCACATTTTCTTCATGGCAAGGCATTGTTCCGTTGGTGCGACAAGTGCGGCACGTTGCTCCTGGGGACCGGATGCGATACCTGCGGCGCCACGGGCCGGGAGTTCGAGGTATCATTGCCCGGCGATATGAGGCCAGCCATGGGGAAGGCGGCCGAGGGTGTCGCATTGATTTTGCGAAAACACTTCGGGTCCAGCGTTCCTACGGACAGCAAGCTCATCTTCCTAAACAAGGTGGCTGGAGAGGACCGGTCCGATGAGATAGTGGTCGACGGAAGGATAATCGGAACGATGCGTTTCGATGTCCGCATAAAGGAGTTTGCTTTCGACCTCAAGATGGACGGTGCGCAGCAATTGCTCCCAGTGGCAAAGAAAGGGATCGTCACCGTGGCCAAGCTGACCGGGCACCTGAAGGGAAAGAAGGTGTCTGGCCAGGAGATAGTGGATATCAAGGGTGAGTTCTCCGAGGGCGACCCGCTGATCGTCGTTTCTGGCAACACCCTGTGCAGCGCCGTGGCAAAGGTCGGCTCGGGCGAGGCGAAGACGGCCGAGAAGGCCATTCTGATACGGGACGTCGGCAAGGTGGAGAAACAGCCGTTCGGGAAGCGAGCCTCAAGACAGGACTTCGTGGCGGCGAACCGCAGGTTCCTGGAAGGATTGGAATCCAAGGGTGTCAGCGACATCAAATCATTCGTTGGCAACAGGGGATTGCCGGTCACCCTTTCGTTCAGCGGAGGGAAGGATTCCCTGGCCGCTTACGGGATCTC harbors:
- a CDS encoding GNAT family protein encodes the protein MIKGKHVGIRPLQSDDAWILFKWFNDPKVTDDLGIREPRPSVSLEEEMELTQDKIGKRTVRPFIVQDLDLDVPAGLAELTRIDLKNASAKVFLVIGEPDLFTDGFFLESLGLVASVAFRNMNLHRLEVRVPAYNDRLIRLYLASGFETEGRLRHDHFRHGAYVDSVILSKVRGIGGVD
- a CDS encoding GNAT family protein; amino-acid sequence: MLEGDKVRLLAVDRENLPKFLGWVNDPEVTQYLMVDPPLGMEQEEAWFEGLRDREAMVFTILSKEGEVIGNCGLEKISWKDRKATLGIMIGSKEHWDKGYGTDAVRTLLRLSFDELNLMRVCLICDQSNVRAQRAYEKCGFRREGVMRAYRYKNGAYVDEVLMSVLQPEWLELRNKP
- a CDS encoding RimK family alpha-L-glutamate ligase — encoded protein: MSNLGVFVNRQTLSNAEQLSALLKCRDAAEDMGHSVDFIFPEEIKRLLKTDGLFIRTNTDPMNVAFVASKMASLHNIPVVDDPASIQICADKVNMYYHLLKNNVKIPKTAFLKKKDITIDHAKAMFDSWGTPLILKEPSTCFSARVEKARDPGDFMKTANRFMKMSDWIVVQKFVSSKYDWRIGVLGGELLYACKYMIPPETFKIQAEVNGHLVYCTTESVPMDKIPPAVLEAGLKAARAIGNGLYGVDIKECEDGAYVIEVNDNPSLESGEDGCYPKIYSRIIEFLLEKGAPGIKDANN
- a CDS encoding RimK-like ATPgrasp N-terminal domain-containing protein, whose amino-acid sequence is MTAHERKDRVLKEDSIFKVSMDDSMHVVSENHFYKSEAYYTAVSSEMSGINTVPSSGQVIEAYVVPICLEKAKLSGIEVSDWEISYQYASTPCVIYGLNYFSTPSEFFVVKDEETAKDVIKHVTNKGKYPFCYQKLPQGANMVAVTSVFGKTVENDDPEVARMVSDVYRLFRIPLFSAILIEHDGKYSLSSMGPVRYSKLTRREKHLLGEYLQSRWAPFTEGEKLNV
- a CDS encoding GNAT family N-acetyltransferase — translated: MSVEIVRFTQEDLAFGKGLTDSEGWNRNEADWKRLLRLEPDGFFKARLDGLEVGIIGFIRYDRLAWINSLIVRKESRARQIGKELLSHCLEAAERSGATSIKLDSVPGVEPFYERFGFRTEFLSLRFMGNVHNIEPPSIEVFTPGLEEVVKLDIDEVGIDRARILKVLFEEPTAHVYACGERNNITGYIMCRQAQGRVDLGPCVVKDGEPVLVEQLLRATVSNISAETFRLCVPGNNVKVAKLIRALGFEQHEGATRMSRGEPFEEPTSIVSMMSPEKG
- a CDS encoding ribonuclease Z, producing the protein MKVSFLGTNGWYDSPTGLTTCLLIDTEECHIILDAGNGFHKIDKLIQDEKPIYVFLSHPHLDHISGFHTLNKYKFKQGIKIFGQPGCKEVLNRIIAPPFTVPFDLLQCKVEVEDVAEGRHEMPIRFECRYLVHSTPCFGYRFEVDGKVLAFCTDTGVCENAIELCREADLMITECSYKPGQYSFVWPHLNPEDAVDMAKNANAKRLALVHFDAAQYQTIAERYEAVEPLKAKFKDIFVGEDDRELTV
- a CDS encoding FAD-binding oxidoreductase — protein: MLSKEILDQLAAIIGPDNLSTRIADIYTYGFDSSIHHADPEVVVRPGSAEEVSAIVKVAAKHKVPITARGGGTGLCGGAVPLFGGIVLQTTRMNRIKEIRVEDLYCVVEAGVVYDKLNEALAPKKFFFPTAPGSGEACTIGGMVATNASGMRAIKYGATRDYVLGLKVILANGDEMEVGTRTLKNSSGYQLERLFVGSEGTLGIITEITLKVSPKPRSSAMVVAAFETLEAAGKCVSKLIATPLLPSATELMDRTCIRAVNKAINAGLPDCEALCMIEVDGDPLVVAKDLEAVQNVCHDIGAASVQQSSDPKQMAKWTNARKSVMSALSRYGENSVSVSLADDMAVPISRIPEAVVAFQRISSENGIIVGTYGHAADGNLHTKLLVDPCSEDSWRHAEKAVTEIYDVVIALGGTVTGEHGIGITKAPFLKKERPTAISTMLAIKKALDPDNILNPGKLVQWEGGIITRLRYPCKDLD